TACAGTTCGACAATAGAAAATTGTTATTCGGCAGAAACCATCAAATTGTTTTTGAATATTGATCTAATTTTAAAGTAAATTTAATCACTTAAAGTTATGAAACACACATCTCACATAATTTATATAGCATCCCTTATATTGATTTCATTTAATTCTCAAATAACTTTTTCTCAAAATATGATAGACAAACCATCGTCAAAATCTCACTCAATGTTTAATAAAGTTATTGTTGAGCGTGGTATATTAAATGATGGAAAATATACCTACGAATTTAAAGGGAAAAAAGTTTTAGTAGAAATTAAAGATGGCTACTACTATGAGTACCATCCAGAAAAAGAGTACATTAAAGCAAAAATTGACTGGTTAACAGAATATAGATACAAACTTACTATAGTTGATCTTCAGAAAAGAGGAGTTCCTTTAAAAATTGGTAGTAAACTTACTTCTATAATCGTGAAAATTGAAGGAGACGAATATTTTTACACCTCTATTTTAAACAAAAAAACAGGAAAAGGAAGCTTTAAAAAAGTGAATTAAATTACTTTTCTCCAATTTAACAAAAAAACCCTCATCAAGTTTTGATGAGGATTTTTTGTAATTATTAATGGATCAGAAAACACTAATATTTTAATCTGAATTTTATATACGTAATAGGTTTATCAACCTCTAAATATTGATTTTCGTAAAAAGTTTGTGTCTCTGTAACTTCTTTTGGTGCGCCTTCGTTTTTATATACAGTATGATTTGCATATAAAATTTCATGCCCTTCTCCATGTAACAAACCTAAAGTATAACCATGCATAAATTCAGAATCTGTTTTTAGATTCATAATACCCTCTTCATTTAAAATATGATAGTATTTTTTCATAAAACTAGAATTTGTCATTCTATGTTTTGTACGCTGAAACTTTATTTGTGGATCTGGAAAAGTAATCCAAATCTCTGAAACTTCATTTTCTGCAAAAATAAAATCGACCAACTCAATCTGCGTTCTTACAAAAGCAACGTTTGGTAAATTTTCTTCAATTGCAGTTTTAGCTCCACGCCAAAAACGTGCGCCTTTTATATCGATTCCAATATAATTTTTGTTTGGATTTTTTTGTGCTAAAGCAATCGTATATTCTCCTTTACCACAACCCAACTCAACAACAATAGGATTGTTGTTACCAAAAAA
The window above is part of the Polaribacter sp. SA4-12 genome. Proteins encoded here:
- the trmB gene encoding tRNA (guanosine(46)-N7)-methyltransferase TrmB, with translation MGSKNKLKRFKENETFKNVIQPTREEVVTDFSHKGKWHSFFGNNNPIVVELGCGKGEYTIALAQKNPNKNYIGIDIKGARFWRGAKTAIEENLPNVAFVRTQIELVDFIFAENEVSEIWITFPDPQIKFQRTKHRMTNSSFMKKYYHILNEEGIMNLKTDSEFMHGYTLGLLHGEGHEILYANHTVYKNEGAPKEVTETQTFYENQYLEVDKPITYIKFRLKY